A genomic segment from Fusarium fujikuroi IMI 58289 draft genome, chromosome FFUJ_chr04 encodes:
- a CDS encoding probable trehalose-6-phosphate phosphatase, with protein MATSSETTGAPNLRRRESLSEIRAANPDLALSGNIISATFNTPHSFVYRKGGDWDLKSRRGQSALFDSFAYLSSDATPWNHTVVAWTGEIDAPTDDVVSSPGTPAPNTFGATSLNALSAPVPIDGNARLPTPPPVDGLWVPREDQDRLEYRLSHNKTIRTYPVWLSDESEATSEGILLKDQARWRRYAEHDLYTLLHYKQHEPTDGRRERVQWADYYRMNQKFANKIIEIYKPGDIVIIHDYFLMLLPSMLRQRVPNMYISFFLHSPFPSSEFLRCLPRRKEVLEGVLGSNLIGFQSYSYSRHFLSCCTRILGFPSDTLGIDAYGTRVQVGVFPIGIDAAKVESHAWTDAVTAKYNALRELYRGKKIIVGRDRLDSVRGVAQKLQAFERFLEMYPEWREKVVLIQVTSPTSVEAEKEDLEDDTKVATRVNELVMRINGMYGSLGFSPVQHYPQYLSQNEYFALLRAGDIGLITSVRDGMNTTSLEYIICQKEGNAPLILSEFSGTAGSLRNAIHINPWDLSGVAEKINAALTMSEDKRQEMQSRLYRHVTEHNVQSWITKFIRKVYNVLGDSSSANSTPLLDRALLLTQYRSANKRLFMFDYDGTLTPIVREPSAAVPSERLIHTLDLLASDPKNAVWIISGRDQDFLKQHLGNNRRLGFSAEHGSFMKHPGSDEWENLAEKFDMGWQAEVMEVFQKYTDRVQGSFIERKRCALTWHYRLADPEQGIHMSRECHKELESTVGAKWDVEVMPGKANIEVRPTFINKGEIAKRLITMYHTPSTESEDKSGHLEFALCMGDDFTDEDMFRSLNAASGPVLDANHVFTVTVGASTKVTLAKSHLLEPEDVIECVALLAGVQDVGERLGEVNLGALSAVEGHIPNDER; from the exons ATGGCAACCTCCAGTGAAACCACTGGCGCGCCCAACTTGCGCCGCCGCGAGTCCTTGTCCGAGATTCGAGCTGCCAACCCTGATTTGGCTCTGAGCGGTAACATTATCTCGGCTACCTTCAACACACCGCATTCTTTCGTCTATCGAAAAGGCGGTGATTGG GACTTGAAATCTCGCCGCGGTCAATCTGCTCTCTTTGATTCCTTCGCATACCTCTCCTCCGACGCTACCCCATGGAATCACACCGTTGTCGCGTGGACCGGCGAAATCGACGCTCCAACTGATGACGTCGTTTCTTCACCCGGCACGCCCGCCCCAAACACTTTTGGTGCGACATCGCTCAACGCCCTCTCCGCACCCGTTCCCATTGACGGCAACGCGCGCCTACCGACTCCTCCTCCAGTCGATGGTCTCTGGGTGCCCCGCGAGGACCAAGACCGCCTCGAGTACCGTTTGTCACACAACAAGACCATCCGCACCTACCCTGTCTGGCTCTCGGATGAATCCGAGGCCACTTCTGAGGGTATCCTTCTCAAGGACCAGGCCCGCTGGCGACGCTATGCTGAGCACGATCTCTACACCCTCCTCCACTACAAGCAACATGAGCCGACCGACGGCCGCCGCGAACGTGTTCAATGGGCCGATTACTATAGAATGAACCAGAAATTCGCCAACAAGATCATCGAGATCTACAAGCCTGgcgacatcgtcatcattcaTGACTACTTCCTCATGTTGCTTCCCAGCATGCTGCGACAGAGAGTACCTAACATGTACATCTCGTTCTTCCTGCATTCTCCCTTCCCCAGTAGCGAGTTCCTCCGCTGTCTGCCTCGACGAAAGGAGGTTCTCGAGGGTGTTTTGGGCTCAAACCTCATCGGCTTCCAGTCATACAGTTACTCTCGCCATTTTCTGAGCTGCTGCACGCGAATCCTTGGATTCCCCTCTGATACTCTCGGAATTGATGCTTATGGAACTCGCGTCCAAGTTGGCGTCTTCCCCATTGGCATTGACGCTGCCAAGGTTGAAAGCCACGCATGGACCGATGCCGTGACCGCCAAGTATAACGCACTGCGCGAGCTTTACCGCGGAAAGAAGATCATTGTCGGACGTGACCGTCTGGATAGTGTCAGAGGTGTTGCCCAGAAGCTGCAAGCTTTTGAGCGCTTCCTTGAGATGTACCCTGAGTGGCGTGAGAAGGTTGTTCTCATCCAGGTCACCTCGCCCACTAGCGTCGAGGCAGAGaaggaggatcttgaggacgaCACGAAGGTTGCGACCCGTGTCAATGAGCTTGTTATGCGCATCAACGGCATGTACGGAAGCCTGGGCTTTTCTCCCGTTCAGCACTACCCACAGTACCTCAGCCAGAACGAGTACTTTGCTCTTCTACGTGCCGGTGACATTGGTCTCATCACTTCTGTGCGTGACGGCATGAACACCACAAGTCTAGAGTATATCATCTGCCAGAAGGAGGGCAATGCTCCTCTCATTCTCTCAGAGTTCAGTGGTACCGCTGGCAGTCTCAGAAATGCCATCCACATCAATCCCTGGGATCTCAGTGGCGTTGCTGAGAAGATAAATGCTGCTCTCACCATGTCCGAAGACAAGCGACAAGAGATGCAGTCTCGTCTCTACAGACACGTTACTGAGCACAATGTGCAGTCCTGGATCACTAAGTTCATCCGCAAGGTGTACAATGTTCTTGGTGACAGCAGCTCTGCCAACTCCACTCCTCTACTCGAccgagctcttcttcttactcaATACCGCTCAGCCAACAAACGTCTGTTCATGTTCGACTACGACGGTACCCTGACGCCCATCGTGCGCGAGCCTAGTGCTGCAGTGCCCTCGGAGCGTCTTATTCACACCCTTGACCTGTTGGCTTCAGACCCCAAGAATGCTGTGTGGATCATTTCGGGACGAGATCAAGATTTCTTGAAGCAGCACCTTGGCAACAACAGACGTCTTGGATTCTCAGCTGAGCACGGCAGCTTTATGAAGCACCCCGGCTCAGATGAGTGGGAGAACCTCGCAGAGAAGTTCGATATGGGATGGCAGGCTGAGGTGATGGAGGTCTTCCAGAAATATACCGACAGGGTTCAAG GTTCCTTTATCGAGAGAAAGCGATGTGCTTTGACCTGGCACTACAGGTTGGCCGACCCCGAGCAAGGCATTCACATGTCACGAGAGTGCCACAAGGAGCTCGAATCGACAGTTGGCGCAAAATGGGATGTCGAGGTGATGCCTGGTAAGGCCAATATCGAAGTCCGCCCCACGTTTATCAACAAGGGCGAGATCGCCAAGCGCCTCATTACCATGTACCACACACCTAGCACTGAGTCTGAAGACAAGTCTGGGCACCTCGAGTTTGCCTTATGCATGGGTGACGACTTCACGGATGAGGACATGTTCCGAAGCCTTAATGCCGCTTCGGGCCCTGTGCTGGATGCCAACCACGTCTTCACAGTCACCGTCGGAGCGAGCACAAAGGTCACATTGGCCAAGTCGCATCTCCTGGAACCAGAGGATGTGATCGAGTGCGTAGCTCTCCTCGCCGGTGTCCAGGATGTTGGAGAACGTCTCGGCGAGGTGAATCTGGGGGCGCTGAGTGCTGTCGAGGGACATATTCCCAATGATGAGCGGTAA
- a CDS encoding related to myo-inositol transport protein ITR1, producing MTERDNRELQKPSLKKRVEAWIEKQIHTRDEFGNSLAGVSEPVLRKGIDTLCRELPSLERDEVERAAEVAKNGNYYYRLSKGLITNLSPVVELTQDEKESLVAERERLFSQRGMLIIICTVSLAAFLQGHVQSSINAMSLFVETIGIDIQRQDDTQSNGADSTAQWQLGGMNAIPFLTAAFPGAPLSLPVNYCLGRRGALGLSALLIIASSIGSAFAVTWQQILGARIVGGVAMGIKAVSAPILASETAVGYWRGSTILAWQLWVACGIMIGFVINFVIAAATNTLDGQPNAGLNERGGRYHALQWIAAAPVVPSILLFIAVCFCYESPRFYMRPGTPNYNLDRAFRNLLQVRPTRLQATRDLFQIWWSTRDGEVHRDRREKNRHEMAHHAEHQNGVNSKNEDRTNRTPTSGLTYASLIILVSRLSVDQFKPLFTRRRLRNALWSSCVVALSQQLCGINVFAFYSNGMFSDYGVKTSMGYSFGFGGVNFFFGMLAMRSIDIIGRRRWLLLTLPLMGMFLMAATISYAVAPQVDSGDQPKPKADTGGSIAGIIFIYLFAAAYSPGLGPIPFTLASESFPLKNREAGASVAISINLFFAGLLTIILPRINAVFEMAGTLGFFAGLNIVAFVLIFFFVEETKQLTLEELDTVFNNPKSRFAHYQLTKRLPFLSKRYLLWKKDAERPLAYDEWAVEDGQRG from the exons ATGACGGAACGCGATAATCGAGAACTGCAGAAACCGAGTCTCAAGAAGAGAGTGGAAGCATGGATTGAGAAACAAATCCACACCCGAGATGAATTTGGGAACTCTCTTG CCGGTGTATCTGAACCCGTTCTTCGAAAAGGCATCGACACTCTCTGCAGAGAGCTCCCTTCTCTCGAACGCGACGAGGTTGAGCGAGCGGCAGAGGTAGCTAAGAATGGAAACTACTACTACCGTCTCTCCAAAGGCTTAATCACCAATCTTTCACCCGTCGTTGAGCTCACCCAAGACGAGAAAGAAAGCCTCGTGGCAGAGCGCGAGCGACTCTTCAGCCAGCGCGGAATGCTCATCATTATTTGCACAGTCTCACTAGCAGCTTTCCTCCAAGGCCATGTTCAATCATCCATCAACGCTATGAGTCTCTTTGTTGAGACCATCGGTATCGATATCCAGAGACAGGACGATACACAGAGTAATGGAGCCGATTCGACGGCCCAATGGCAACTTGGAGGTATGAACGCTATTCCCTTCCTCACAGCTGCTTTTCCCGGTGCACCACTTTCGCTACCGGTTAATTACTGCCTTGGAAGACGCGGTGCTCTCGGGCTTTCGGCTCTACTCATCATTGCGAGCTCGATCGGGTCGGCTTTTGCGGTGACATGGCAGCAGATATTGGGGGCCAGGATTGTTGGAGGAGTAG CCATGGGGATCAAGGCCGTCAGTGCTCCCATTCTTGCTTCTGAGACTGCAGTTGGATACTGGCGCGGCTCAACTATCCTTGCCTGGCAGCTCTG GGTCGCTTGTGGTATCATGATCGGTTTCGTCATCAACTTTGTCATTGCGGCCGCGACTAATACTCTGGATGGTCAACCTAATGCTGGTCTCAACGAGCGCGGGGGTCGATATCATGCTTTACAGTGGATTGCTGCTGCGCCTGTTGTGCCATctatcttattatttattgcAGTCTGCTTCTGCTATGAGAGTCCCAGATTCTATATGCGGCCGGGTACGCCTAATTATAACCTTGATCGTGCTTTCAGAAACCTCCTTCAAGTTCGACCGACCAGG CTTCAAGCCACTCGCGACTTGTTTCAGATTTGGTGGTCTACTCGAGACGGAGAGGTCCACCGGGACCGTCGTGAGAAGAATCGCCACGAAATGGCTCACCATGCCGAACACCAGAACGGTGTCAACAGCAAGAATGAGGACAGGACAAACCGAACGCCTACTTCTGGTTTGACATACGCATCTCTCATTATACTTGTTTCAAGGCTCTCTGTTGATCAGTTCAAGCCGTTGTTCACCAGACGACGGCTTCGAAATGCTCTCTGGAGTAGTTGTGTTGTTGCTTTATCGCAGCAACTTTGCGGAA TCAATGTGTTTGCCTTTTACTCAA ATGGCATGTTCAGCGACTACGGTGTCAAGACTAGTATGGGCTACAGCTTTGGCTTCG GTGGTGTCAACTTTTTCTTTGGCATGCTTGCAATGAG GTCCATCGATATCATCGGCCGAAGGCGTTGGCTTTTATTAACTCTTCCACTGATGGGCATGTTTCTCATGGCTGCTACAATTTCTTATGCCGTGGCACCTCAGGTTGATTCCGGAGACCAGCCGAAGCCTAAAGCAGATACAGGCGGATCAATCGCCGGaatcatcttcatctatCTTTTCGCCGCGGCGTACAGTCCTGGTCTTGGGCCAATCCCATTCACTCTAGCATCAGAGAG TTTCCCACTGAAGAACAGAGAGGCG GGCGCATCTGTGGCAATttccatcaacctcttcttcgcTGGCCTCTTAACAATTATCCTGCCTCGAATCAATGCCGTATTCGAAATGGCCGGCACACTCGGTTTTTTCGCGGGTCTCAACATCGTCGCATTCGTGCtcatctttttctttgttgaAGAGACAAAGCAACTTACTCTCGAAGAGTTGGATACAGTGTTCAATAATCCGAAAAGTCGATTCGCGCATTATCAGTTGACGAAACGGCTTCCATTCCTGTCCAAGAGGTATCTGCTTTGGAAAAAGGATGCCGAGAGACCACTAGCTTATGATGAGTGGGCAGTGGAGGATGGGCAGCGAGGGTGA